The Rhodothermales bacterium genome includes the window AAATCGTTTGTCAAAGGGCCAATAGCCCGATCCCCGTTCCGGATTCTGGTACCGGCCTACACCTGGGACTGCCGACGTCTGCAGGGGCACCTGCGTGCCGTCTATGTAGAAGCGGATTTCGTCCGGCTCCCACTCAACCGCGTACACATGAAAGGCGGTCGTCGCATCGGGAACGGAGATCGAGCCCGACACGGGGTTGCCCCGGAGGTGATTCAATTCTCCCATGTGAAGGGACGCATGCACGCGCCCCTCGTCCTTGCCCACATGCTCCATGATGTCGATCTCGCCGCTGTCCGGCCATCCTCCGTACTCCCAGTCCTCGGGCAGCATCCAGATGGCTGGCCATGTACCGACGCCGGCGGGAATCCGCGCTCGGGCCTCGACCCGGCCGTACAGGAACGCCGCCTTGCCGCGACTCACCAGGCGCGCGGAGGTGTAGGATGAGCCGCCCAGATCCTCCTTGTGGGCCTCGATAATCAGGTGCTCCCCGTCTACCCGAGCGTTGTCCAGATTGTTGGTATAGAATTGGGCCTCGTTGTTGCCCCATCCCCCGGCCCCGGTGTCATAGTCCCATTTGCTGGGGTCCGGCGCACCTTCATAGTTGAATTCGTCGGACCAGACCAGGCCGTCGTCGGCCGGATCGTCGACCACCGATTCGTCCCCGGAGTCGCACCCTGCCGCCAGAAGCAGCAGCATGGCCGGCAGCAGCCGGCTCGTAAAACCTTTCATCCCTCTCAAGCGAGTGTAAGTGTGCTGATACAATCACCGACCTGAATCCGGAAGTCCCCCGGTTCCACCACGAAGCCGTCCCGCGTGTGATACCCAAACGCGCGTTGAGGCAGTGTCATGTCGATGGTTTTCTCTTCTCCGGGCCGCAATTCCAGAGACAGAAAGCCGGCCAGCTTGCGCACGGCCGGCGCGTAGCGCGCGTATTCGTCGGTGACATAGGCCTGAACGACGTACCGGCCCGCCCGCTCGCCGGCATTCTTCACGAGACACGTCAACGCCGCCCCGCCGCCGGGGTGCCAGGCTACCTGGAGCCCGGATACCGCAAACTGCGTGTACGAGAGGCCGTGCCCGAACGACCACCGGGGGTTCAGCCCGGTCATGCCGTATTCCCGGGTCAGCCCGTAGTCAGGCGATACGAGATCGGTCGACGGGTGGTCGTAGGCCACGAGCTCCGCGTGATGCCGCGGGTACGTGAACGGGAGCCGGCCCTGAGCCTCGGTCTCCCCCGAAAGCAATCGCCGAACAGCCCCGGCCCCGTGCGGGCCAGGCCTGCCCGCCCACACCACGGCGGAACACGCATCGATGGAAGCCGGAAGCAGACGCGGTCTGTCGAACAGCAGCACCGCGACAACCGGCCTTCCCGTCGCCACCGCTACATCCAGCACCTCCGCTTCGGCGGCAGACAGGTGCAGGTCATCGATGTCTCCAGGCTTCTCCACCGATGGGGTCTCTGTCAGAACCACCACCTCGACATCCGGCCGCTCCTCCGAAATCAGGTCTGCCAGCGCCCCCTTGAGCGTGATGATGTCATCGGGAAAGGTCCCTTCATCGGCACCCTGCCACGTGTAGCTCCATGATCCGCACAGCGCTGCCCGCGAGTCACCTCCCTGGCCGGTCACCCGGACGCGCGCGTCTTCGGCCAGGGGGAGCACGCCGTCATTTTCGAGGAGCACCAGCCCGGCGGCGGCAGCGTCTCCTGAGACCATGATGGATTCTTGCGATGCGCTCTCCAGGGGTTGCGGAGGCAGCGGATTCGCGAACAGGCCCAGATCTTCCTTCAGGGTCAGGATCCTGCGCACAGACCGGTCCACCAGATCCTCCCCGACGTCGCCCGCCTTTACCAGGTCCACCAGAAGCGGCGCGAAGTCCGTGTCATAGGGCGTCATGCTCATGTCGACGCCTGCCTCCACGGCCACGCGCACGGCGTCTCGCAGGGAAGGCGCCGCTCGATGCACGGTATGCAGCTTGACCACGTCTTCCCAGTCAGACACGACCACGCCCCGGAATCCGAGTTCGTCCCGCAGCACCTCGGTAAGCAGGAATCGACTCGCGTGCACGGGCTCACGATTCACATCGCCCGAATTGACCATCACGGTAGCGAGCCCGGCCCGGATGGCTGCCTGGAAGGGGGGCAGGTACACGTCCCTGAGCAGCGTATCGGGGATCCAGGCCGTGGTGCGATCCCGACCGCTGGCGGGGGCCGAGTAGCCTACGAAGTGTTTCCCGCAGGCTGCGATACCAGGCACATCATGATGGCCGCGCACCGCGGCTTCTCCGAACGTGGAAGCCAACACTACGTCCTCGCCGAACGTCTCGAAGAATCGGGACCAGATAGGCTGTCGCCCCACGTCGAGCACCGGCGCGAAATTCCAGGATACCCCGCACGCAGCGAGTTCGGCTGCGGTTATTCGACCCGCTTCGCGGGCCAGTTCAGGCTGCCAGGAGGCTGCCAGTGTCAGATTGTGCGGGAATAGCGTGCCGCCGGCGGTGTAGCCGGAACCGTGCACGGCATCCAGACCGAATACGATGGGGATACCGAGACGGGTCTCGCTCGTGGCTATGTCCTGGATGCCCGCAATCAGGTCGCGCCAGGCTCCAGGCAACAGCGGCCCCTTGGCCACGTTGAACAGCGAGCCCACTCCCACCTCCACCAGAACCTGCCGAAGCAGCATCTGATCGAGCTGGGGCCCATCGTCCGTAGTCTGATCCGGGTCACAGAGTACGTGCAGGGACATCTGCGTCATCTGCCCCACCTTCTCCTCCAGCGTCATACGCTGGAGGAGATCCTCAACCCGTGTGCTGTGCTCCGTTGCGATCACCCTCTACCGGAACCAGAACACGACAGCCAGGGTGAGCACAAGCAGCATGACGGACAGGATCCGGTAGTTCTTGTACCAGGCCACGCCCTTCAGCGCCTCGGTGTCCTGACGGTACACGTCGGTGGTCCAGACCAGCTCCTGAGCCTCAGCCGATGGTGGAGCAGTCATCAGCGAGACCACGATGATGACGGCCGAGCACGCGAGGAACAGCAGCGGTGCCACGTACAGGAACGGCATGGTCACCTCGATAATCGGGTTCATGTCCAGGCGGGTCATGACCCGGAAGGCGAACGCCGGCATGCCTACGAAGAAGCCGAACAGCAAACCCGCAAACGCCCCGGTGCCGTTGGCACGTTTCCAGAAGATACCGATGAGGAAACAGGCTACAATGGGCGGCGAGATATAGGCCAGCACCTCCTGGAGGTAGTCCCAGAGGTTCTCGAATCGAGCGATCTGGGGTGCCCAGAGCACACCGAGCACCATCACGACGATCGTGGCAATCTGGCCGACTCGTACCAGGCGCGCGTCCGGAGTCTCGGGCCGAAGCTTCTTGACGAAGTCGATGGTGACCATGGTGGACACTGCGTTGAGCGTCGAGTCGATACTCGACATGATGGCCGCCACCAGGGCGACCAGCATCAGTCCGCGGATCCCGGTGGGTAGCAGGTCAAAGAGCAGCGTCGGGAAGACCAGATCCGGATTGTCGAGCGTCGGGTACAGCAGGATGGCAAACGTGCCGGGCAGCACCATGATGAACAGCACCGGCACCTTGAGCAGGCCTGCAAAGAGACCACCCCATCGCCCGTGATCCAGGGACTTTGAGCCCAGCGTTCGCTGCACCATAAACTGGTTGTTGCACCAGAAATAGATGCCGAGGAGCGGCACGCCCGTGATGAGGCCGAGCCAGGGCAGGTTCGGATCGTCAAGCGGACGCACGAGGC containing:
- a CDS encoding glycoside hydrolase family 16 protein, which gives rise to MKGFTSRLLPAMLLLLAAGCDSGDESVVDDPADDGLVWSDEFNYEGAPDPSKWDYDTGAGGWGNNEAQFYTNNLDNARVDGEHLIIEAHKEDLGGSSYTSARLVSRGKAAFLYGRVEARARIPAGVGTWPAIWMLPEDWEYGGWPDSGEIDIMEHVGKDEGRVHASLHMGELNHLRGNPVSGSISVPDATTAFHVYAVEWEPDEIRFYIDGTQVPLQTSAVPGVGRYQNPERGSGYWPFDKRFHLLMNIAIGGNWGGPDIDDTMFPVRMEVDYVRVYAWSE
- a CDS encoding sodium:solute symporter; this encodes MSGFQLSGLDLFMVAAYTVLIIVIGVWVGRKTETSEDYFLAGRSLIWPIVGFSLFASNISSSTLIGLSGAAYSTGIAVYNYEWMAVIVLILFIFVFLPFYLRSKVYTMPEFLERRFDQRSRYYMASIVIVGNVLLETAGGLYAAALVVQLAYPGIELWQSIVVLAVLAGAYTAVGGLKAVVYTDTIQAVLLLIGSVVISVIAFNQIGSWAEVTAAVPAEKLSLVRPLDDPNLPWLGLITGVPLLGIYFWCNNQFMVQRTLGSKSLDHGRWGGLFAGLLKVPVLFIMVLPGTFAILLYPTLDNPDLVFPTLLFDLLPTGIRGLMLVALVAAIMSSIDSTLNAVSTMVTIDFVKKLRPETPDARLVRVGQIATIVVMVLGVLWAPQIARFENLWDYLQEVLAYISPPIVACFLIGIFWKRANGTGAFAGLLFGFFVGMPAFAFRVMTRLDMNPIIEVTMPFLYVAPLLFLACSAVIIVVSLMTAPPSAEAQELVWTTDVYRQDTEALKGVAWYKNYRILSVMLLVLTLAVVFWFR
- a CDS encoding glycoside hydrolase family 3 C-terminal domain-containing protein; amino-acid sequence: MIATEHSTRVEDLLQRMTLEEKVGQMTQMSLHVLCDPDQTTDDGPQLDQMLLRQVLVEVGVGSLFNVAKGPLLPGAWRDLIAGIQDIATSETRLGIPIVFGLDAVHGSGYTAGGTLFPHNLTLAASWQPELAREAGRITAAELAACGVSWNFAPVLDVGRQPIWSRFFETFGEDVVLASTFGEAAVRGHHDVPGIAACGKHFVGYSAPASGRDRTTAWIPDTLLRDVYLPPFQAAIRAGLATVMVNSGDVNREPVHASRFLLTEVLRDELGFRGVVVSDWEDVVKLHTVHRAAPSLRDAVRVAVEAGVDMSMTPYDTDFAPLLVDLVKAGDVGEDLVDRSVRRILTLKEDLGLFANPLPPQPLESASQESIMVSGDAAAAGLVLLENDGVLPLAEDARVRVTGQGGDSRAALCGSWSYTWQGADEGTFPDDIITLKGALADLISEERPDVEVVVLTETPSVEKPGDIDDLHLSAAEAEVLDVAVATGRPVVAVLLFDRPRLLPASIDACSAVVWAGRPGPHGAGAVRRLLSGETEAQGRLPFTYPRHHAELVAYDHPSTDLVSPDYGLTREYGMTGLNPRWSFGHGLSYTQFAVSGLQVAWHPGGGAALTCLVKNAGERAGRYVVQAYVTDEYARYAPAVRKLAGFLSLELRPGEEKTIDMTLPQRAFGYHTRDGFVVEPGDFRIQVGDCISTLTLA